In Lonchura striata isolate bLonStr1 chromosome 30, bLonStr1.mat, whole genome shotgun sequence, a single genomic region encodes these proteins:
- the PSMA5 gene encoding proteasome subunit alpha type-5, with protein sequence MFLTRSEYDRGVNTFSPEGRLFQVEYAIEAIKLGSTAIGIQTSEGVCLAVEKRITSPLMEPSSIEKIVEIDSHIGCAMSGLIADAKTLIDKARVETQNHWFTYNETMTVESVTQAVSNLALQFGEEDADPGAMSRPFGVALLFGGVDEKGPQLFHMDPSGTFVQCDARAIGSASEGAQSSLQEVYHKSMTLKEAIKSSLVILKQVMEEKLNATNIELATVEPGMKFHMYTKEELEEVIKDI encoded by the exons GGGTGTGAACACCTTCTCTCCAGAGGGGAGGCTCTTCCAGGTGGAATATGCCATCGAGGCCATCAAG CTTGGCTCCACAGCCATCGGGATCCAGACCTCAGAGGGAGTTTGCCTGGCTGTGGAGAAGAGGATCACATCTCCCCTGATGGAGCCCAGCAGCATTGAGAAGATTGTGGAGATCGACTCCCACATTG GGTGTGCCATGAGTGGCCTAATAGCTGATGCAAAGACTTTAATTGACAAGGCCAGAGTGGAGACTCAG AATCACTGGTTCACCTACAACGAGACGATGACGGTGGAGAGCGTGACACAGGCTGTGTCTAACCTGGCCCTGCAGTTTGGGGAGGAAGATGCTGACCCAGGAGCCATG TCCCGCCCGTTCGGTGTCGCTCTGCTCTTCGGAGGAGTGGATGAGAAAGGACCCCAGCT gttCCACATGGATCCCTCGGGAACGTTCGTGCAGTGCGATGCCAGAGCCATCGGCTCCGCCTCCGagggagcccagagctccctgcaAGAGGTTTACCACAAG TCCATGACACTAAAGGAAGCCATCAAATCTTCCCTGGTCATCCTGAAACAGGTCATGGAGGAGAAACTAAATGCCACCAACATCGAG cttGCCACGGTGGAGCCTGGCATGAAATTCCACATGTACACAAAGGAGGAGCTCGAGGAGGTCATCAAGGATAtttga